The genomic segment AAAACACTGCGCCAGGACCCTGGGTGGAACGGTCAACGACGTATTGCTGTGCGCCGCCACCGGGGCCCTGAGCCGGCACTTTACCGAACACAAGCAAACCATACCCGATTGCGGTATTCGCGTTGCAGTGCCGTTCAACCTTCGGCCCCTGGACCAACCCATAGAATCATTGGGCAACCAGTTTGGCCTGGTTCTGGTATGCCTGCCCGTGGAAGTCCATGACCCGTTGATGTGCTTCCGCCAGGTGCAGGAAAACATGAACAGGCTCAAACAGTCCTACCAGGCTCAGGTAACCTACAGCCTGTTGGACCTGTTTGGCCGGGGCCCGGATATTCTTGAGCGTCGGGCCCTGGACCTGCTCAGTAACAAGGCCTCTGCAGTACTGACCAACGTGCCCGGCCCACGGCATCCGGTTTACCTGGCCGGCAGCAAACTGGTGCAACCCATGTTCTGGGTGCCCCAGAGCGGCAACATCGGCATTGGCATGAGCATTTTCAGTTACGCCGACACCGTCCAGTTCGGCATCACCGTCGACAAGGGCATACAGGCCGACCCGCAAGCAGTAATGAACTACTTCCGGGACAGCTTCCAGCACCTGTACGACGCGGCCATGTCTCACGCCCATGGCCTGCACATTGCACAGGCCTCGTGAACAGGATAAGTACAAATAGTGACAAACAAGCCTTGAAGTCCGGCAAACCGGACACATATACTGATCATAAGGGGACGACATGGCTTCGACGCTGGTGGCGAACCCTTGGGTGCATGTCGAGATGGCAGCCAATCTCGTTAATCCAAAGCTGCAACGCAATAGTCGCAAACGACGAAAACTACGCACTGGCGGCCTAAGGGCCTGCCAGTCGTCCTGGCCGGGATGCCTATAACCCGGTAGCAACATCCCAGGACGTCATCGCTAATAGGCTGCTCCTTTAACCAGAGCTCACTGGCTAAAGGCTAAGATTTAAAGAGCTCGCCTCTTGCACCCTGGCCTTCGGGTCGCTTGAGGTTAAATCAATAGAAGGACACTAAGCATGTAGATCTCAAGGCCTAGTGCTGGCGGACGCGGGTTCAATTCCCGCCGTCTCCACCAACTTCCAAGAGAAAGGCCCCTGATTTCAGGGGCTTTTTTTCGTTTTCACACCCCCGCCCCTTGCCAACCCTTCACCAATCCGTCATGCAATCCTCGCTCATTCCCGTTATGGTCGTGTCATTCCAAGCCACACAACCAACGCTATGAACCAACCCAACGACCCAGACAACCTGCAGGAACTCATCGCCCGTATCCGCGACCACACACGCGAGATGGACGAGGTGTCCGTGGGTGACTTGCTGTCAGCTGCAGGCGAGCGTTCTTTTGGTCCGGTGGTGCTGGTTGCCGGGCTTATCACACTGGCGCCGTTGATTGGCGATATTCCGGGTGTTCCCACGCTGCTGGGGCTTCTGGTACTGCTAACGCTGGGGCAGTTGCTGTTTCAGCGGGAGAGCATCTGGATTCCAGCGCGGCTTTCAGAACGGCGGATATCACGGGACAAACTGTTCGAGGGGCTGGACTGGATGGATAGGCCCGCACGCAAGCTGGATGACTGGACTCGCCGGCGGCTGAGCTTCCTGGTGCGCGGCCCAGGGCAGCTGGCCATGGCAGTGGTGTGCATGTTGGTGTCGCTGGCCATGCCGCTAATGGAATTCATCCCGTTCAGTGCCAATGGCGCCGGGCTGGCGCTGATGGCGTTCGGGCTGTCGATTATTGCCCGGGACGGCCTTCTCGCTCTGCTGGCACTGGCCTTCACTGGCGGTACCGCCTGGTTTGTGCTGACCAATCTGCCCGTTTGAAACGGCGTCCGTCGGCCCTCTGTCGTGATCACCAGCTTGTCACCAATTGATACAATTACCCTCACCTGCCCGTGCTGGGAAAACTGCTACTATAAAGACAGGTTATCGTTTGGCGCTCCAACTCGGGAGCATTTTTGTCTGTAAGGATGCATGCATGTCCAGCAAAGCGAAGCAGTCCCAGAAACTCCTGCTGTTCCGCCTTTTCGGATCGCGCCTTTTTGGTCTGGGTACGCTCAAGATTCGGGAAATCCTGCCCTTTCAACGGCTGACCAAGTTGCCCCATAGTCATCACGCCGTCATTGGCACCGCTACGTTCCGGGGGTCGGCGGTTCCGGTTATTGATATGTCGGCTGCGGTTGGTTATCCGGCACTGACAAAAGAGGAGCAGGCCAAGGGCTCCATTATCGTGACCGACATTCAGCGCCAGGAGATCGGCTTTCTGGTGCGCAGCGTTCAGCAGATTATCGAGACCGACTGGAAAAGCGTGATGCCGCCACCCAAGGCTCTGGGTACCAATGCCTTCATCACGGGCCTGCTGGATGTGGAAGGCGACATCATTCAGCTTTTGGATGTGGAGCTGCTGCTGGCGAAGGTGTACCCAGAGTCCCTGGACACCGGCGATGTGGCGCTGTCAGACATTCAGAGCGAAACCCTGCGGTCCCTGAACATTCTGCTGGTGGATGATTCACAGGTCGCGCGCAAGCAGCTCAGCGATGTGTTGGACAGCAAAGACATCACCTACCATGTGACCGCTAATGGTGACGATGCCCTGCAGGTGCTGCTCAGTCAGGATGAGCGAGGTACTCCAATCGACATTCTGGTCAGCGATATCGAAATGCCGGGGCTGGATGGCTATGAACTGACGTTCAATGTTCGCGACAATAACGCCCTCAAACAGCCATACATTATTTTGCACACGTCCCTGAACAGCGAGATGAGCCTGAGCTACGCCAATCAGGTGGGTGCCAACGAAGCACTCACCAAGTTTGACGCCGAGGAGTTATTGCAGGCGATGCTCAGAGGAGCTGAGCAAGCCAGTTAAGGCCGAATGTCTTCGATGAAGGCTTCGGCATCGGCCCGCATTTCCGCGAGTTTTTCGTTCAGCTCTTCCTGATATCGGTTGAGTGTTTCCCGGCTGAGCCGGCTGAAGCGCTCAGCGGTTTCCGCAACAGTGCGGCTGGCGTTGGCCAGGGCCTCCATGGTGGGCTCGCTCAATTCGTCTGCCTGGCGCCTGAGGTCCCGCGCGGTCTGCTCCATGATGGCGCGGTCTTCGGCGGGTTCAGGTTGACCATCTTCCAGTGCCTCGTCCAGCGAATGCTCAAGGGCGCGCATGGACTCCTGCAACCGCCGGGCGAAATCCTCCATCGCGCTCTCAGCCCTTCGGCTCATCTCGTCAGAGTAGGTTTCCAGGTCTCTGGCCAACTGCTCCATCTTCTCTTCAAGCTCGCTGCTTGACGAAGAGAAGGTCGCACTGAGCCTCTGCCCCAGCCGGCTCAGCTCACCCATGATGTTACTGAATGGGGACGGGTTCAGTATGGCCTCCCCTGTGCGCTGGTAATCGACAAGCCACTGGTCCTGCTGCCGCACCAGATAGGTGGTCAGCTCAAGACGTTCTCCGCCGGAGCGCTCCTCCGCCGGCAGGCGGGTAACGATGGTTGCTTCACGCTCATCGATAACAACCCTGCCAAAGGAGGGAACGGCATTGGCCCAGCTTCGCTGGTAGCCGTCAACGTCGCGGGGGTCGTCCAGGGTGGAGAATCTCACCACGTCACCTGCGTCGTTATCAGCCATGGCCTGCCAAAAGGCCGCTGCCACTTCCTGAGGTGTTTCAGGTTTGCTGCAGCCGATTATCGCCAACGCAACGAACACCATTAATAACCCACGAACACCAAGACGAATCATTCATCAGTACCTTGTATACAATACTTTCTCGCATCATACCCACGTCAGAGTCGACAGGTCAGTTCCGCCAGCTCCTCATCAAACACTCGCCGATTTTCGCTGTAATCCACCGGCACATCCACCAGGTGGACACCGCCCTCGGCCAGCGCACTTTTCAAGGTAGAGCGTAGGTCCTCTGTCCGGGTTATGCGGTGTCCTTTGGCGCCGTACGACTGGGCATAGGTGACAAAGTCCGGATTGCGGTAATCCAGACCATAATCGGCATAGCCTTCCTGGCCCTGCTTCCACTTGATCATGCCATAGGCACTGTCATTGATAATCAGCACCACCAGGTTCAGTTTGAGGCGGACAGCAGTCTCCAGCTCCTGGCTGTTCATCATGAAGCCACCGTCCCCACAGATGGCCATCACTTTCAGGTGCGGGTACAGCATAGCGGCCATCATGCCGCTGGGCAGGCCGGCCCCCATGGATGCCAGGGCGTTGTCCAACAGCACAGTGTTGTTATCGTAGGCCGGGTAGTTGCGGGCAAACCACAGTTTGTACATGCCGTTATCGAGGGTGATGATGCCGTCGTCGGGCATCACCTGGCGCACATCGTGGACGATCCGCTGAGGAATCACCGGGAACCGGTCATCTTCCGCCCGCTCCTGCAAATGCGCATCCACGGCCTTTTTGACCTCCATCAGGCCGGAGAAGTCATGGTTCGCGCACTGGCCACAGTGCTCGGCCAGATACTCGACGCTGTTAGCGATATCACCGACCACTTCATGCTGGGGAAAGTAAACCGGATCAACATCCGCGCCACTGAAATTCACGTGGATAACTTTCTTGCCACCCGGGGTCATGAAAAATGGCGGTTTTTCCACCACATCGTGGCCCACATTGATCACCAGGTCAGCCCGGTCTATCGCGCAGTGCACAAAGTCACCGGCCGACAGCGCCGCGTTGCCCAGGTATCCGGGGTGACGTTCGTCGACCACACCCTTGCCCATTTGGGTGGTGAAAAAGGGAATACCGGTTACGTTCACCAGGTGCAGCAAGGCCTGGGACACCCGTTTCCGGTTGGCGCCAGCGCCGATCATGATCAGTGGATGCCTGGCCTCGCGCAGCATATCGCAGGCCATTTCCAGGCTCTTCCGGCTGGCTGAGGGCCGGCGGGCGTCACTGGGCTGGAAAATGTGGGTGTCGCGGGCCGGTTGCTCCGCGGCGATGTCCTCGGGCAACTCGAGATGAACCGCTCCCGGGCGCTCTTCCGAGGCCAAACGAAAGGCCTCCCGAACTTTCGCCGGAATGGTATTGGCATTGCTGATTTGCCGGGTGTATTTGGTCAGGGGACGCATCAAGTCCACCACGTCCAGAATCTGGAACAGGCCCTGTTTCGAGGATTTGATCGGCTTCTGCCCGGAGATCATCATCATCGGCATGCCACCCAGCTGGGCGTATGCAGCAGCGGTCACAAGGTTTGTGGCGCCAGGGCCAAGTGTGGACAGACAAACGCCC from the Marinobacter sp. LQ44 genome contains:
- a CDS encoding exopolysaccharide biosynthesis protein; protein product: MNQPNDPDNLQELIARIRDHTREMDEVSVGDLLSAAGERSFGPVVLVAGLITLAPLIGDIPGVPTLLGLLVLLTLGQLLFQRESIWIPARLSERRISRDKLFEGLDWMDRPARKLDDWTRRRLSFLVRGPGQLAMAVVCMLVSLAMPLMEFIPFSANGAGLALMAFGLSIIARDGLLALLALAFTGGTAWFVLTNLPV
- a CDS encoding chemotaxis protein, giving the protein MSSKAKQSQKLLLFRLFGSRLFGLGTLKIREILPFQRLTKLPHSHHAVIGTATFRGSAVPVIDMSAAVGYPALTKEEQAKGSIIVTDIQRQEIGFLVRSVQQIIETDWKSVMPPPKALGTNAFITGLLDVEGDIIQLLDVELLLAKVYPESLDTGDVALSDIQSETLRSLNILLVDDSQVARKQLSDVLDSKDITYHVTANGDDALQVLLSQDERGTPIDILVSDIEMPGLDGYELTFNVRDNNALKQPYIILHTSLNSEMSLSYANQVGANEALTKFDAEELLQAMLRGAEQAS
- a CDS encoding acetolactate synthase large subunit, yielding MAEEQRTGGNGAELFIRALENEGVKYIFAVPGEENLAFLDALRNSSIELVLNRHEQAAGFMAATYGRLTGQVGVCLSTLGPGATNLVTAAAYAQLGGMPMMMISGQKPIKSSKQGLFQILDVVDLMRPLTKYTRQISNANTIPAKVREAFRLASEERPGAVHLELPEDIAAEQPARDTHIFQPSDARRPSASRKSLEMACDMLREARHPLIMIGAGANRKRVSQALLHLVNVTGIPFFTTQMGKGVVDERHPGYLGNAALSAGDFVHCAIDRADLVINVGHDVVEKPPFFMTPGGKKVIHVNFSGADVDPVYFPQHEVVGDIANSVEYLAEHCGQCANHDFSGLMEVKKAVDAHLQERAEDDRFPVIPQRIVHDVRQVMPDDGIITLDNGMYKLWFARNYPAYDNNTVLLDNALASMGAGLPSGMMAAMLYPHLKVMAICGDGGFMMNSQELETAVRLKLNLVVLIINDSAYGMIKWKQGQEGYADYGLDYRNPDFVTYAQSYGAKGHRITRTEDLRSTLKSALAEGGVHLVDVPVDYSENRRVFDEELAELTCRL